Proteins encoded in a region of the Bacillota bacterium genome:
- the msr gene encoding Msr family ABC-F type ribosomal protection protein has protein sequence MELLIKAENVCVEYTGRDILNIDELELYDYDRIGLVGANGAGKSTLLKVLLGELTPPGCKVNRLGQFTYISQLDDVTSQEVEDFALMGKLGVAQLEVQTMSGGEETRLKIAQALSEQVHGIIADEPTCHLDREGIYFLIGQLKYFSGALLIISHDRYFLDEVVDKIWELKNGKIIEYWGNYSNYLRQKEDERKSHAAKREQFVAERDRLKRAAEEKRKQARKIDQKAKGVAKKNNSESRGRLGHQKTMGSKQKTLYNAVKSMEHRLAALEDVEAPKKIRAIRFRQSKALALHNPYPITGTEISKRFGNKVLFEKASFNIPLGTKVALTGGNGTGKTTLFQMILNHEDGISISPRAVIGYFDQNGYKYNRNQGVMEYMQENCDYQVHEIRSVMASLGFSDNDIRKKLPVLSGGETIKLLLAKMLLGRYNILLMDEPINFLDLAGIEALETLMKNYEGTILFISHDNRLLDNVADLVYEIREGKIVLVK, from the coding sequence ATGGAATTGCTAATAAAAGCAGAAAATGTTTGTGTGGAATACACCGGACGTGATATTTTAAATATTGATGAATTAGAATTATACGATTATGATCGTATTGGTCTGGTGGGAGCTAATGGTGCGGGAAAAAGCACCTTACTCAAAGTGCTTTTGGGTGAATTAACTCCACCAGGATGTAAAGTCAATCGTTTAGGACAGTTTACTTATATTTCGCAATTAGATGATGTAACATCTCAAGAGGTCGAAGATTTTGCACTTATGGGTAAACTGGGTGTCGCTCAATTAGAGGTACAGACCATGAGTGGTGGCGAAGAAACAAGACTTAAAATAGCACAGGCTCTTTCGGAACAGGTGCATGGTATTATTGCAGATGAACCTACCTGTCACTTAGACCGTGAAGGAATCTATTTTTTAATCGGCCAGTTGAAATATTTTTCCGGTGCATTACTGATTATCAGCCATGACCGCTATTTTCTTGATGAGGTGGTAGATAAAATATGGGAACTAAAAAACGGAAAAATTATAGAGTATTGGGGTAATTATTCCAATTATCTGCGTCAGAAAGAAGATGAACGTAAAAGCCATGCTGCAAAACGCGAACAATTTGTTGCGGAACGTGACCGACTAAAACGGGCTGCTGAGGAAAAGCGAAAACAGGCCCGTAAAATTGACCAGAAAGCAAAGGGTGTTGCAAAGAAAAACAATTCTGAAAGCCGTGGACGTCTGGGACATCAGAAAACAATGGGCAGCAAGCAAAAAACACTGTACAATGCCGTTAAGTCAATGGAACATAGACTTGCCGCTCTCGAGGATGTAGAAGCTCCAAAAAAAATTCGCGCTATTCGTTTCCGGCAGAGTAAAGCATTGGCACTCCATAATCCATATCCGATTACAGGTACAGAAATTAGTAAAAGGTTTGGTAATAAAGTGTTGTTTGAAAAAGCATCTTTTAACATCCCACTCGGAACAAAAGTAGCACTAACCGGTGGTAACGGCACAGGAAAGACAACTTTATTTCAAATGATATTAAACCATGAGGATGGGATCTCAATTTCTCCTAGGGCTGTGATCGGTTATTTTGACCAAAATGGTTATAAGTATAACCGTAATCAAGGGGTCATGGAATATATGCAAGAGAATTGTGATTATCAAGTTCATGAAATTCGTTCGGTGATGGCATCGCTGGGATTTTCTGATAACGACATCCGTAAAAAATTACCCGTACTAAGCGGTGGCGAAACCATCAAGCTACTGCTAGCTAAAATGCTATTGGGACGTTATAACATTCTACTGATGGATGAACCGATCAATTTCCTTGATTTGGCAGGCATTGAAGCATTGGAAACATTAATGAAAAATTATGAAGGTACGATTTTATTTATTTCACATGATAATAGGCTTTTAGACAATGTGGCAGATTTAGTGTATGAAATAAGGGAAGGAAAAATTGTGTTAGTAAAGTAG
- a CDS encoding copper amine oxidase N-terminal domain-containing protein has protein sequence MKRKLITTLLTLVFCLTAVFPIAAAQPTAKDLVLAAAKNIDLGINEGFYEKSKGDGNFEITKFNGSLKEELGDLSGAQFGFYVEYDDSQNAMKLSYDTDIKDIVRDGDIYLQDDQVILTKDFFYLLQDFGFDVFEEINVSPSDVPEYLYLDNPQLRTTWEQMASYQNQQLPEEYTELLLFIVEAIPDEYFSLSTSKVTIKLDKAGLEETIVNLMTKMANESERVADIVISLNKYNFEQMGMDREEVKQELVSGMEGMTVPTREQVQAITSFIELNDFTFEYALKPGGPKSFNVDMDFNIPQSSITPDAYVNGSLNFAMDIEGKQDNLESSYRLGCQFNNPNGLAVDLTYGANSSYTDTVGLSDMAIDVTSKDNKTGELILDLALTGDSVTEIDTGLVLNVPELTPENSLDLTEFVPTTGASVAIEAPRERDLSLVVNGVALEAKPAAGNHGEIMVPARAALEQLGCQVVWIEPNELQVFTGKKTISLFMDQNSFTVNDIEKNLNTAPGLEAGSAMLPLSFITTELDTQIRIEGNVLTINR, from the coding sequence ATGAAGAGGAAATTGATTACAACATTATTGACCCTGGTTTTTTGCTTAACTGCGGTTTTCCCTATCGCGGCTGCACAACCCACTGCTAAGGATTTAGTGTTGGCAGCAGCTAAAAATATCGATTTGGGGATAAACGAAGGTTTCTACGAGAAATCCAAGGGTGATGGCAACTTCGAAATAACAAAATTCAACGGAAGTCTTAAAGAGGAACTGGGTGATTTATCAGGTGCCCAATTCGGGTTTTACGTAGAGTATGATGATTCCCAAAATGCCATGAAATTGAGTTATGACACAGACATTAAAGACATTGTACGTGACGGTGATATTTATTTACAGGACGATCAGGTGATACTGACCAAAGACTTCTTTTACTTGCTGCAGGACTTTGGATTCGATGTTTTTGAAGAAATTAACGTCTCTCCATCAGATGTTCCCGAATATTTGTATTTAGATAATCCCCAGTTAAGGACTACCTGGGAGCAGATGGCCAGCTACCAAAACCAGCAATTACCTGAAGAGTATACAGAATTGTTGTTGTTTATAGTTGAAGCAATACCTGACGAGTATTTCAGCTTGTCTACGTCTAAGGTTACCATTAAGTTGGACAAGGCTGGTCTAGAGGAAACAATAGTTAATCTAATGACTAAAATGGCAAACGAAAGTGAAAGGGTAGCAGATATAGTTATCAGTTTAAACAAGTATAATTTCGAACAAATGGGAATGGATCGTGAAGAAGTGAAACAGGAACTGGTTTCCGGTATGGAGGGCATGACCGTCCCTACCAGGGAACAAGTTCAGGCGATAACCAGTTTTATTGAATTAAACGATTTCACATTTGAGTATGCCCTTAAGCCCGGTGGTCCCAAGAGTTTTAATGTAGATATGGACTTTAATATCCCGCAATCTTCTATCACCCCGGATGCTTATGTCAACGGTTCCTTAAATTTCGCTATGGATATTGAGGGTAAGCAAGATAATCTAGAAAGTTCTTATCGCCTTGGATGCCAGTTTAATAATCCTAACGGACTTGCAGTCGATTTAACCTATGGTGCCAATTCCAGCTACACCGATACCGTAGGACTATCCGATATGGCAATCGATGTGACCTCTAAGGACAATAAAACCGGGGAATTGATTTTGGATCTTGCTTTAACAGGGGATTCAGTGACTGAAATAGATACCGGCCTGGTCTTAAACGTTCCGGAGCTTACTCCCGAGAACAGCCTGGATCTTACAGAATTTGTTCCTACTACGGGAGCATCAGTTGCAATTGAAGCACCCCGGGAAAGGGACCTCAGCCTGGTGGTCAATGGGGTTGCTCTAGAAGCAAAACCAGCTGCCGGGAATCATGGTGAAATTATGGTGCCTGCAAGGGCGGCTCTTGAACAGCTGGGATGCCAGGTTGTTTGGATTGAACCAAACGAACTACAGGTATTCACTGGTAAAAAAACAATTTCTCTTTTCATGGATCAAAACAGCTTTACGGTTAACGATATAGAAAAGAATTTAAACACAGCCCCCGGTCTGGAAGCAGGCAGCGCCATGCTTCCGCTAAGCTTTATAACCACTGAATTAGACACTCAAATAAGGATAGAAGGTAATGTTTTAACTATTAATAGGTAA
- a CDS encoding DNA alkylation repair protein, whose amino-acid sequence MYKQLINSFYDNRNQEQAKKMSAYMKDNFFFLGIPKPQRAKLEKEFIKKAKKEKTIDWNYVFMLWDLPEREFQYLALDYILALKNSLEEPDIGKIRLLVTKKSWWDSVDSLAKDLIGVLCAKHPELVQSHILNWAESDNIWLVRTAVLYQLKYKESTNTELLSAIINKNSNNTEFFITKAIGWALREYSKTNKEWVKSFLESHTLQPLSVREASKYL is encoded by the coding sequence ATGTATAAACAGCTTATTAATTCATTCTATGACAATAGAAACCAAGAACAAGCTAAAAAGATGTCGGCTTATATGAAAGATAACTTCTTTTTCTTGGGAATACCAAAACCACAGAGAGCTAAACTAGAGAAAGAGTTTATCAAAAAAGCAAAGAAAGAAAAAACGATTGACTGGAATTATGTCTTTATGCTTTGGGATTTACCAGAACGAGAATTTCAATATTTGGCTTTAGACTATATTCTTGCCTTAAAGAACAGCCTCGAAGAACCTGACATTGGTAAAATTAGGTTGCTGGTAACAAAAAAATCATGGTGGGATAGTGTGGATAGCCTAGCTAAAGACCTAATAGGAGTCTTATGTGCAAAACACCCGGAACTTGTCCAAAGTCATATATTAAACTGGGCTGAAAGCGATAATATTTGGCTTGTTAGAACTGCAGTTTTATACCAACTAAAATATAAAGAAAGTACAAATACGGAATTACTAAGTGCAATAATCAATAAAAACAGCAATAATACAGAATTTTTTATTACCAAAGCCATTGGGTGGGCATTAAGAGAATACTCAAAGACTAATAAAGAATGGGTAAAATCATTTCTGGAATCTCATACCTTGCAACCTCTTAGTGTGCGTGAGGCAAGTAAATATCTTTAG
- a CDS encoding flavodoxin family protein, with amino-acid sequence MKISVILGHPDKESFNHAIADTVVKALKGKGHTINFHDLYQEKFDPVLPNNEIPKGARLDPIIQKYCDEISDSDGIIIIHPNWWGQPPAILKGWVDRVLCAGVAYEFVENDSGEGIPVGLLKANTALVFNTSNTPQQRETEVFGDPLEAIWNNCIFDLCGVKNFHRKMFGIIVTSTVDQRIRWLEEVEETVNSFFAR; translated from the coding sequence ATGAAAATATCAGTAATACTTGGTCACCCGGACAAGGAAAGTTTTAATCACGCAATTGCTGACACCGTCGTGAAAGCACTAAAAGGCAAAGGGCATACAATTAATTTCCATGATCTGTATCAGGAAAAATTTGATCCGGTACTGCCAAATAATGAAATACCTAAAGGTGCTCGTTTAGACCCGATAATCCAGAAGTATTGTGACGAGATTAGTGATTCTGATGGTATAATTATCATCCATCCTAACTGGTGGGGTCAACCGCCTGCCATTTTAAAAGGTTGGGTGGATCGTGTTTTGTGCGCGGGTGTGGCATACGAATTTGTAGAAAACGATAGCGGTGAAGGCATCCCGGTTGGGTTGCTAAAAGCGAATACCGCTTTGGTGTTTAATACATCAAATACACCCCAACAAAGAGAAACTGAAGTTTTTGGAGACCCTCTTGAAGCTATATGGAATAATTGCATATTCGATTTATGCGGTGTCAAAAATTTTCACAGAAAGATGTTTGGAATTATTGTTACAAGTACAGTTGATCAACGGATTCGCTGGTTGGAAGAAGTTGAAGAAACCGTTAATAGTTTTTTCGCTAGATAA
- a CDS encoding RNA-directed DNA polymerase produces the protein MALTYSGFKNNNSRRKFGIPNIYHYFKAVDCIVGNSAEILKVTDRSEISLSKPLNGSPPVDQPYNKKTYSIAQTKQVVEKLYQDNLYQIILDINSCFDSIYTHTIPWAMHSKKIAKKSDGKTLVGDKLDRYIRQMNYGQTNGILVGNAVSRIISEIILCTVDKEIQMHFKDIKCCRFVDDYYIFLKDSSQIQNIISFIRNELGKYELVLNENKLQINESPFIFGKHWVEEIKLFIHLNSEIFLNKVISLYVKYKDISILRYGLTVLSLHNLNKKEWEIMESKILNLWVKFPSLSDLVIKILLNKRDFIKKSNLKNAIYSIFARCIPLNLHQEIIWAVWFSKTFNVQIKKEYILKIIESENSLAIIILLDMIHSDSGQCRKSREVISAILTLREALKDDDLDENEDNEERKYGNLMWTQNWLLAYEADLNKWFNVDGNKFEFARKDPFFKNLIKNRICFYDSNFAYGELPTLQKDGKYVTKVEFVNYIEKINNLLARAAQSNDDNNDIAEVQDISKEIMEKVEAQTNIY, from the coding sequence ATTGCATTAACGTATAGCGGATTCAAAAATAATAATTCACGAAGAAAATTCGGTATCCCTAATATTTACCATTACTTTAAAGCGGTTGACTGTATTGTTGGAAACAGTGCAGAAATTTTAAAAGTAACAGATCGAAGTGAAATATCCCTATCTAAACCTTTAAATGGTTCTCCCCCAGTTGATCAACCATATAATAAAAAGACATATTCTATTGCTCAGACTAAACAAGTTGTAGAAAAATTGTATCAAGACAATTTATATCAGATTATACTTGATATAAACTCATGTTTTGATAGCATATATACTCATACTATTCCGTGGGCTATGCATTCTAAAAAGATTGCTAAAAAAAGTGATGGTAAAACGCTGGTGGGTGATAAGCTTGACAGATATATCAGGCAAATGAACTATGGGCAAACCAATGGGATACTTGTAGGTAATGCCGTTTCACGTATAATATCTGAAATAATTCTTTGTACAGTTGATAAAGAGATTCAAATGCATTTTAAAGATATAAAATGTTGTCGGTTTGTTGATGATTACTATATTTTTTTAAAAGATTCATCTCAAATTCAAAATATCATTTCATTTATTAGAAATGAACTGGGAAAATATGAGTTAGTGTTAAATGAAAATAAATTACAGATCAATGAAAGCCCTTTTATCTTTGGTAAACACTGGGTTGAAGAAATTAAACTTTTCATACATCTAAATAGTGAAATATTTTTAAATAAAGTAATATCATTATATGTAAAATACAAAGATATTAGTATTTTGAGATATGGTCTCACTGTCCTGTCATTACATAATTTAAATAAAAAAGAATGGGAAATCATGGAGTCCAAAATTCTCAACTTGTGGGTGAAATTCCCGTCACTGTCAGACTTGGTTATAAAGATATTACTTAATAAAAGAGATTTTATAAAAAAAAGTAATCTAAAAAATGCAATTTATTCGATTTTTGCCAGGTGTATACCATTGAATTTGCACCAAGAAATTATTTGGGCAGTATGGTTTTCTAAGACTTTTAATGTGCAAATCAAAAAAGAATATATTTTAAAAATAATAGAATCAGAAAATTCACTAGCAATAATAATTCTATTAGACATGATTCATTCCGATTCGGGACAATGTAGAAAATCGAGAGAAGTAATATCTGCAATTTTAACTCTTAGAGAAGCTTTGAAAGATGATGATTTAGATGAAAATGAAGATAATGAAGAAAGAAAATACGGAAACTTAATGTGGACTCAAAATTGGTTGCTGGCATACGAAGCGGATTTGAATAAGTGGTTTAATGTTGATGGCAATAAATTTGAATTTGCAAGAAAAGATCCATTTTTTAAAAATTTAATTAAAAATAGAATTTGTTTTTACGATAGTAACTTTGCTTATGGTGAATTACCCACACTGCAAAAAGACGGTAAATATGTTACGAAAGTTGAGTTCGTGAACTATATAGAAAAAATAAATAATCTTTTGGCAAGAGCTGCACAATCTAACGATGATAATAATGATATAGCTGAAGTACAAGATATTAGCAAAGAAATTATGGAGAAAGTTGAGGCCCAAACAAATATTTACTAA
- a CDS encoding DEAD/DEAH box helicase, with protein sequence MPSYDNERLELANAIRGSLADKDTLTPVQARSFVRCLQTSWQVPTIKWRDDESHGQLDDARRLIHSAEIFRQIEGQSSYNAVLCYRRAAELLEWLVRATDPLQSTTPVGLFAAAAYQLGRLPAMASSLIAQVDLRDNGLRLYASFLRGDFDGVIHIVTLFWRDHPELRDRSTTKRLLFDNNDNHDQISWYITVELVRSLGLIADSLRRGDNRRLKAALAKLNALDRLAVRTFSDDVSMLITLLNGVAGEFSESSIYKPVRQLAQHSPGHRNRLYAFARGQYSRGRGILWPSQRQGLNRLLNDSSFALCTPTGSGKTLVATLALLKELLLKTGHDLAPLGLYLVPSRALAGEVEAKLTSELGGDLIITGLYGGTDWGITDYWLTADRPTVLIATVEKADALMRFIGPALLARLRLLIIDEAHQVIPDDNQQTRDAFSDHNNRSIRLEAFVSRLLMQSPDIVRIALTAVAGGASSPIAKWTEGKESATAVGTTYRSTRQLIGMLEALPGSLGRILLDLTNGQPLYVRGRDEPVYIPLRTPVMPQLPAIMRNSIYCFNELYVLWTALHLVDDKRRILISIAQKPEQIMGRYKKALELEEWQDIVPFELPKQKEQLAKFMEAREACIDYCGIDSYEVFLLDRGIASNHGQMPQRLRRLMIDLIDRRICLITVATATITEGVNLPFDIIFLTSLKRRSFDSSIERQIINPLSISEFNNLAGRAGRPGSTKGMEGMTLVAVPQRPSTTARGIMQNQRRQIRDLKTDYVQLIDQLQVQEMERADVRSPLALLLNHIAERVQESFGINGEQFLEWLETITPEEISEDAGTGMSSPAARLADSVDELDSIILCVLEEIRRVETRYLELAEAELFLANVWQKTFTHIAAVQESWLEHAFIRRGRAFIKDIYPDADERKRLYQYGFPPYLGRRFERVAPDIRRGIEAAASYGTMSANERLSIFESIGAIVSDDRGFGFRVRATVTDQNLLNNWQNVLAWWMKGEAIQGPDPSALRAWQRFVVDNLEFRLGVAIGAVVAYAWSEGVGAPLGVPSLSVWRETTGLPWFGFWAKELLRWGTLDPFVAFALAQGLANTRSAAAELRPEFETYLRSTDGASEAEDLIDPQLFLEWQLSLPRRVSDRVGYSPIKAELTGTTGQRGCYNVIPVRDESSVCWIEASGYELARSHIQTSQLINSRDDFELHVKNGTAEVRQASVIY encoded by the coding sequence ATGCCCTCGTATGATAATGAAAGGCTTGAACTCGCAAATGCAATTCGGGGTTCTCTTGCAGATAAGGACACCTTGACACCAGTACAAGCGCGTTCCTTCGTGCGGTGCTTACAAACTTCATGGCAGGTTCCAACTATTAAGTGGAGGGACGATGAATCTCATGGACAGCTTGACGATGCCCGTCGACTCATTCATTCAGCAGAGATTTTTAGGCAAATTGAAGGGCAGTCATCTTATAATGCGGTTCTGTGTTATCGTCGAGCTGCAGAACTTTTAGAGTGGTTGGTACGTGCCACAGATCCGTTACAATCTACGACACCAGTCGGACTCTTTGCTGCGGCAGCCTACCAACTGGGAAGGTTGCCAGCAATGGCCTCAAGTCTTATTGCTCAGGTCGATCTTCGAGACAATGGATTGCGCCTGTATGCCAGCTTTTTACGAGGTGATTTTGATGGCGTAATTCATATCGTCACGTTGTTCTGGAGGGATCATCCAGAATTAAGAGATCGTTCAACAACAAAAAGATTACTGTTTGACAATAACGACAATCATGACCAAATTTCTTGGTATATCACCGTAGAGCTTGTGCGTAGTTTAGGGCTAATTGCCGACTCTTTGAGACGAGGGGACAACAGGCGGCTAAAAGCAGCATTAGCTAAACTCAATGCTTTAGACAGGCTTGCAGTGCGGACATTTAGTGATGATGTGTCAATGCTAATTACTCTTTTAAATGGGGTTGCTGGAGAGTTCAGCGAATCTAGCATCTACAAACCAGTTCGTCAACTTGCTCAACACAGCCCAGGCCATCGAAATCGGCTCTATGCGTTTGCGCGCGGGCAATATAGTCGTGGGCGTGGAATCCTGTGGCCATCTCAACGCCAGGGTTTAAATAGGCTCCTAAATGATTCTTCCTTTGCACTTTGTACGCCGACCGGTTCTGGTAAAACACTTGTTGCGACCCTCGCTCTTTTAAAAGAATTATTACTTAAGACAGGCCACGACCTAGCGCCTTTGGGCCTGTATTTGGTTCCATCACGAGCGCTTGCAGGAGAGGTTGAAGCTAAGCTTACTAGCGAACTTGGCGGAGATCTCATTATTACTGGGCTTTATGGTGGAACAGATTGGGGAATCACTGATTACTGGTTAACCGCAGACCGCCCAACCGTTCTCATTGCTACGGTTGAAAAGGCCGATGCACTGATGCGCTTTATCGGTCCTGCTTTGCTTGCACGTCTGCGGTTGCTTATAATTGACGAAGCTCATCAGGTTATACCTGATGACAACCAGCAAACACGAGATGCGTTTTCTGACCATAACAACCGATCCATCAGATTGGAAGCTTTTGTTTCACGATTGTTGATGCAATCACCAGATATAGTAAGAATAGCTCTCACAGCGGTTGCCGGCGGAGCTTCCTCGCCAATTGCCAAGTGGACTGAGGGTAAAGAAAGTGCAACAGCTGTTGGAACAACTTATCGCAGTACACGACAGCTTATTGGCATGCTTGAAGCTTTACCAGGTTCTTTAGGTAGAATACTTCTTGATTTAACAAATGGTCAGCCACTATATGTCCGAGGTCGCGATGAGCCCGTATATATTCCTCTTCGAACTCCCGTGATGCCCCAACTCCCAGCTATAATGCGTAACAGTATTTATTGCTTTAATGAGCTGTACGTTTTATGGACAGCCCTACATCTAGTCGATGATAAGCGTAGAATACTTATTTCTATCGCACAAAAACCAGAACAGATAATGGGCAGGTACAAAAAAGCTTTGGAGCTAGAAGAGTGGCAGGATATTGTTCCTTTTGAGTTGCCTAAGCAGAAAGAACAGCTCGCCAAATTCATGGAGGCTCGTGAAGCCTGTATTGATTATTGTGGGATAGATTCCTACGAAGTCTTCCTTCTTGACCGGGGGATCGCCAGCAATCACGGACAGATGCCTCAACGGCTCCGGAGATTGATGATCGATCTGATTGATCGCCGCATATGTCTTATTACTGTTGCAACTGCGACAATTACTGAAGGTGTAAACTTACCATTTGATATAATTTTTTTGACTTCTTTGAAACGTCGGTCTTTCGATTCCTCCATAGAGAGACAGATTATTAACCCTCTAAGTATATCGGAATTTAATAATCTTGCGGGGCGGGCAGGCCGACCTGGGTCCACAAAGGGCATGGAAGGTATGACACTTGTAGCTGTGCCACAGAGGCCTTCAACAACAGCTCGTGGAATTATGCAAAATCAGAGACGGCAAATTCGAGATCTAAAAACAGATTATGTTCAATTGATAGATCAGCTACAAGTTCAAGAAATGGAACGTGCAGATGTGAGAAGTCCACTCGCCCTTTTACTTAATCATATTGCAGAACGAGTTCAGGAATCTTTTGGAATTAACGGAGAGCAGTTTTTGGAATGGCTTGAAACTATAACCCCGGAAGAAATCAGCGAAGATGCTGGCACTGGTATGAGTTCACCAGCTGCCCGGTTAGCAGACAGTGTCGATGAGCTTGATAGTATTATACTCTGTGTGTTAGAGGAGATTCGCAGAGTGGAAACCAGATATCTGGAGCTTGCAGAAGCTGAGTTGTTTCTAGCAAATGTCTGGCAGAAAACATTTACACATATTGCAGCGGTGCAAGAGTCTTGGCTTGAACATGCGTTCATCAGACGGGGTCGTGCTTTTATTAAGGACATATATCCTGATGCGGACGAAAGAAAGCGTCTCTATCAGTATGGTTTTCCGCCCTATCTTGGGCGCCGATTTGAACGCGTTGCACCAGATATTCGTAGGGGAATTGAGGCTGCGGCATCTTACGGTACCATGTCGGCAAATGAACGGCTTAGCATTTTCGAGTCTATAGGTGCTATTGTCTCAGATGACCGAGGGTTTGGTTTCCGTGTTCGCGCCACTGTGACAGATCAAAATCTTTTGAATAATTGGCAGAACGTGCTTGCTTGGTGGATGAAGGGAGAAGCAATCCAAGGTCCTGATCCAAGTGCGTTGCGTGCTTGGCAACGTTTTGTTGTTGATAATTTAGAGTTTCGTCTAGGTGTAGCTATTGGTGCAGTAGTTGCATATGCCTGGTCTGAAGGTGTTGGAGCCCCATTAGGAGTTCCGTCTCTTTCAGTGTGGCGAGAAACTACAGGTCTGCCCTGGTTCGGCTTTTGGGCGAAAGAACTTCTTCGATGGGGTACACTTGACCCATTTGTTGCCTTTGCGCTTGCACAAGGCTTGGCAAATACTCGAAGTGCAGCGGCAGAGCTGCGTCCTGAATTTGAAACTTATCTGAGAAGCACGGACGGAGCTTCAGAAGCTGAGGACTTGATTGACCCTCAATTGTTCCTAGAATGGCAGCTAAGTCTGCCGCGGAGAGTCAGTGACAGAGTGGGTTATAGTCCTATTAAGGCGGAACTCACTGGAACTACTGGTCAGCGTGGGTGCTATAACGTAATTCCAGTAAGAGACGAGAGCAGTGTATGCTGGATTGAGGCATCAGGTTATGAGCTTGCTCGATCCCACATTCAGACTAGTCAGTTAATCAATTCTCGTGACGACTTTGAACTACACGTAAAAAATGGAACGGCTGAAGTACGGCAGGCTTCGGTTATATATTAA
- a CDS encoding aminotransferase, whose protein sequence is MHTCPPPTEELNNWLEEYPTINGNYGHLLLEQKCECNTSLLSALRQYFESAHLDAREYFHATIGIDLHPDAENEDSHVRYPNCLPDTVRRGLFGEVMAGLITESYEFVGEHNWAIPVFLFRYHADVEKYLFDLARDSTKTRTVFGRFGTDFIGLSLCEDGSVARFIAGEAKWRRHLRQSVIDQLFLGKWTTDSDGERVRAGGIWHEMNNDTSVPHGIRQLQRLLQECDPEGYSAAIFSMDKALVLREPVTIPRTDLVLIVGNDVPSRSEAQPLIPWEAILQEYTAGNDLQVVEIVLNNGEDLIDAIYNSLWAEGD, encoded by the coding sequence ATGCATACATGTCCCCCCCCCACTGAAGAGCTAAATAATTGGTTGGAAGAGTACCCCACGATTAATGGTAATTATGGCCACTTGTTACTGGAACAGAAATGTGAATGTAATACGTCGTTACTCAGTGCGCTACGGCAATACTTTGAATCCGCTCATCTCGATGCACGTGAATATTTCCATGCAACAATTGGCATTGATCTTCATCCTGATGCTGAAAACGAGGACTCTCACGTGCGCTACCCAAATTGCTTGCCTGATACTGTTCGCCGCGGGCTTTTCGGCGAGGTGATGGCGGGTCTAATAACAGAAAGTTACGAATTTGTGGGTGAGCATAATTGGGCAATACCGGTTTTCCTATTTCGTTATCATGCTGATGTGGAGAAATATCTCTTTGATTTGGCTCGTGATAGCACGAAAACACGTACTGTTTTTGGCCGCTTCGGGACGGACTTTATTGGACTGTCTTTGTGTGAAGATGGATCGGTTGCCCGCTTCATAGCAGGAGAAGCCAAGTGGCGTAGGCATCTCAGACAATCAGTTATTGATCAATTATTTCTAGGGAAATGGACTACTGATTCAGATGGGGAACGCGTTCGGGCTGGTGGTATCTGGCATGAGATGAATAATGATACATCGGTGCCTCATGGAATACGGCAATTGCAACGACTCCTCCAAGAATGCGACCCCGAAGGATATTCCGCAGCGATTTTTTCAATGGATAAGGCACTTGTTCTAAGAGAACCGGTAACAATCCCGCGTACAGACCTTGTTCTTATTGTCGGAAACGATGTTCCCAGCCGGAGTGAAGCTCAACCACTTATTCCATGGGAAGCAATTCTTCAGGAATATACTGCCGGTAATGATCTGCAGGTCGTAGAAATAGTTCTAAATAATGGGGAAGATCTCATCGACGCTATTTATAATAGCCTCTGGGCGGAAGGAGATTAA
- a CDS encoding helix-turn-helix transcriptional regulator: MFQPRLCENKFVCLKEVRKAKGITQAEVASRMGFTVARYSDIENNRKKPSILLALKLARALECNISEIYRLSD; encoded by the coding sequence ATGTTCCAACCGAGACTGTGTGAAAACAAGTTCGTATGTCTAAAAGAAGTTCGTAAGGCCAAAGGCATAACACAAGCTGAAGTTGCCAGCAGGATGGGGTTTACGGTTGCCAGGTATAGCGACATCGAAAATAACCGTAAAAAACCAAGCATATTACTGGCTTTAAAATTGGCCAGGGCACTGGAATGTAACATATCTGAGATATACAGGCTATCAGACTAA